A portion of the bacterium genome contains these proteins:
- the ssb gene encoding single-stranded DNA-binding protein: MSFSKVILLGNLTRDPELKTTPNGANLANFTVAVNRNYTAQSGEKQTETAFIDCVAWGKTGETISKYFTKGRQILVSGRLNQRIWQDKDTGKNRSALDIVVEEFSFVADGHKAEPKNDNSPISGDSIDLSDIPF, encoded by the coding sequence ATGTCATTCAGTAAAGTTATTCTGCTCGGAAATCTCACCCGCGACCCAGAACTCAAAACTACGCCAAACGGCGCAAATCTTGCCAATTTCACGGTGGCAGTCAATCGAAACTACACCGCTCAATCTGGCGAAAAACAGACCGAAACCGCCTTTATCGACTGCGTGGCGTGGGGTAAAACTGGCGAAACAATCAGCAAATATTTTACCAAAGGTCGGCAAATTCTGGTCAGCGGTCGCCTCAATCAGCGAATTTGGCAGGACAAAGACACCGGCAAAAATCGCTCCGCGCTGGACATTGTGGTTGAAGAATTTAGTTTTGTGGCTGATGGCCACAAAGCCGAACCTAAAAACGATAATTCACCAATTTCAGGCGATTCGATCGACCTAAGCGACATTCCATTCTAA